TGGAGTGATCATTAGAAGAGGTAGATTATAATATTCATAGTGAGATGCGATGATACAGCAAAGAGAATGGACAAGCTACAAATGCATAAAAggatatggatgaatctcacaaagcaattttgaatgaaagaagctagacacataCAAGGATATACTATGTTGTTCATTATGTAAGAGCATAAACAGACAAAAGTAATCCAGTGCACTGGAAGTGAGGATACTGGTTACTCTCTGGAAGAAGTCCAGAGCTGGAGGGTGTTTGGGGGGGTAGGGATGgtttgtttcttgatctgggtgctgcTTGTGTTCAACTCATGAAAATTTACACATGGTTAAAATGCATTTATGATTTAAGCACcttttgatatatatgtgtatattctaCTGAAGGGTTAAGATGAGAAAAATGTGgtaaaattattataaagtaaAGGAACCAAGACCTCAGACCCACCAGAATGGACACTGTACTTTGTTGGTAAGAGCAGGGTCAGTGGAGGTAGAGGAGGGAGAACGGCTTAGTGCCTTATGCTGGGCATTGTGCTGGGTGCTTTCCATTtgccatctcatttaattccttcAACTTCTCTTTGAAGTAGGCagcatgcccattttacagatgacaaagcCAAGGCTCAAAGAGCTTAAGttacttgtccagggtcacagagTTACTGAGagtcagagccaggatttaaacagAGGATGAGGTTAATTCCAAAGTCCACGTTCTGGCAATGAGGTAGACTCAAGGGAATAATTAACCAGTACTCCTTTGTTTGTTACCGTTTTGAGGAAGTTTGACCCAAACTTGATCTCACATTTGTGTTTTCAAGAATAAcccattctaggggcacctgggtagctcattcgttaagtgtccgactcttgattttgagtcaggtcatgatctcacgtcacgggttcgtcaggctctgtgctgacagcgaggagcctgtttaggattttctctctctgcctctgtctttgctCCTTCCTTACTTGTGCAGGCAagtgcacgcatgtgcacacacactgtctctctctctctcttaaaaataaatgaacgttacaAAAAATAACCTATTCTACACGGAGATATTTCCATGAGAAAATGAGCCAGTGAAACTGGCTGTGCTTACCTTGTTATGTACATTGTCAGAGTGGTCCTGACCTGGGGAAGCAAAGGAAGAGTTACCAATCCATGAAAATGCAAAGCTGATTTATGGCCTTGGAACAGGGGTTGGAAGGTGGAGATGTGTGTGGGGTTCCTAAGCTCTCATGATTTCTAGCTGAAGGAGCTGGCAGGTGGGAGCAGGGTAGGGTAAGGAGGTAGCCTATGATGGCTTGAGGAATTCACTTCCTCAGAGTCTGTGGTCCACACCCAGGGCATTAGTACCAGAGGGGGGGCAAGAATAGAGCCCAGAAGGCCTTAGTCCACTTCTGAAAATTTCTCTCAGTTCACAAGGCCTTGATTTTTTGCCCAGATGTATTTCTCAGCAACAAGCTTCAGTGGCAAGGAGGGATGTCGAGGCCCACAGTACCCAGAGCACCACAAGACAGGGAGAGTCTCACCAAAGGAGAATGCCCACATCCATCATagaggcaggagggggaggagtaTGGGTGAGGAAATGGCTCCTGGAAACATGTCCATCTTATGCAGGCCTGCCTGGCCCGGGTGGAGTGAGCGTCTCTCCCAGGGCTGTGTCTCAGGGGAATCTTTTGTGGCTAGAAGGGTATGAGGACCTATGCCAACCTAAGGTTGGGAAATGGAAATCCCTTCTAAAAATTCAGAAGGTACTGAGTAGTTCGGAATCCAGGATTCACTGATGGGGCGGGGCACGTGGTGGAACATGTCAGGTCTCATTGGGTGAGTGGCTTTACTTACTGTGGTTGGAGGCTGAGGATTTGTGCTCTGTGAGATCACGCAGGTCACTTGTCCTAAATAAATATCAGACAGTGTGACTGCTATTCCCAAGCATAGGATCTTTGCTCCTTGAATTAGGAAGGACATCGTCAGCAGGTAATTCCTTGGGGCTCCTCAGTGTTCATTTATACCTGGATTATACTGCCTTCCCTCTTAGGGCCTCTTTCTTGTGTACCCACGGTCTCCTCTAGGCTTACTCCTGTCCTGTTTGCTGGATGTCCACATTTAGGTCCATTCTTTATCAACTGCATATGAGCCTACCTGTACGCTGACACCTTTCCTCTTTTGTAGGTAGATGCTGTTTTCTGTCGCATTTCACTTATTGCCCAAAGAGTGATTTGGCTGTTTGTACCTCTTCTTAGCTTGTCCTCCTGTCCTATCCCTCCCTCCTACTACTGTcaacagagcatgtgactccCGTTCTCctgttcctcctttctttttctcatttgtttccttcttggGCCTTGGCTTCCCTGACTGGGAGACAGAAATATAATGGGATCTGCCCCCTCTAAACAAGATGGGGATGGGAATTACCATGTCCGAGAGAGAGTGGGGTGCAGGAAGCATGGAGAAGAGATCCACAGGAATTAGTGCCCAGAAGCAGGAGTTTAGAAAGGAGGAGGAGTAGATCCAGGCCCAGAGACAGAGGTGaagtctccttccctctcccaagCATGGCAGTTAGCCTTGGAGAAAACAGAACAATGGGAAGGGCCATCATACCCGCCAGACTTTCTGTTACACAGAAAGTACAGCAGGGCTGCTATGAGAGCAACCCCGGCCAGGACTCCGATCACGATGCCGGCAATAGCCCCAGCGGAGAGGCCAGAACTTTGTTGTGTGAAATCATCTgtcagggaaagaagagagaagaatgaatgagGGTGACATTATTTGACAGTGGGGGTCCCCCAGGGGACAACTCTTAACATGTAGTGGTCTCCACTCGTTCCTTCAAGGAATACATTTTCTGTGGGAAGTTTGCTGTGAGGTGATTAGCTGACTTCATccgtcattttttttcctctcactgtATTCTAGGCTGGTGATGAGGCTTGCCTCAATTCCATCCTGGCCTTTCTGCACTCAGATATTTGTGAAGGCTTTGGAAATGTGAGAAAGATTGATTGCTATTTTTGTATAACTTCCCATCTTTTCATGGTCGCACATTTTTCTGTGTTCAGGCGTGGCCCCAGATTCCACCCACTCCTGCTTACTTTCCCTCACAGGCATGTTTCcccaataaataagtaaatatttttctcaataaatataaataaataagtaatccCACTTTAGCTTCATCTCAGGGGATAAAAACTAACATAACAGGCTTGAAACTTTGCACTcaactcctttttttccttttccatgttcAGTCAGTAACTATGTCCCAATGGCTTTTTTGCATAATGCTTTCCATACCCATATATAGTACTGTTCacatctgtttcttcctttttatttctgttgtcctTACCAGTCAACTCAAGCCTGtatataaatgttagctactgttATGGggtatttactatgtgctaggctctGTGGTAAGTACTTTACTATTGACTCATTTGATTCATATAATAACCCTTTCAGATAGAcactatttccattttgcagattaaaAACATTGAGGCTGAGAGTAGTGACTAATTTATCCAAAGTCATATGGCCAGTAAAAGGTGGGTCTGGGATTTGACTTTAGGACTACCTGACTTTGTAGAAACTAAtgataatagtagtaataatggCAGCTAACACTTATGGAACATTTCCTCTGGGCATAGCATTTTTGCTAAGGGTTTAATTGTTacattaaatctttaaaacaatacCATGAAGCAAGTACTCTTATTACCACTTTCAGTTGAGGAATAttaggctcagagaaattaagaatctTGTGCAAGAAATTTGTAATTGCacatacttacattaaaaaaaggagacctcaaatcaataacctaactgtacagtgtaagaaactggaaaaagaaaaacaaactaaacccaaagctagcagaaggaagggaataataaggattagaatgaggaaaataaaatagtgaatagaaaaacaatagagaaaaatctatgaaaccaaaaattgtttcttcaaaaaagattaacaaaattgacaagccttTAACTagattgactttaaaaaaaaaaagatttaaattactaaaatcagaattGAAAGttgtggggagaaaagaaagtacGGGAAATTACTgtcaattttatagaaataataagtattataaaataataaatattataggtACTATGAataattgtatgccaacaaattagataacctggatgaaatggacaaattcctgaaaACACAAAATTGACCAAGAtagaatcatgaagaaatagaagatctgaatagatctataactagtaaggagattgaattagtaaaAGCATTCAGCCAAAGATGTTgacatcttttcatgataaaaaccctcaaactaggaatagaaggaaactttctCAATATGGTAacggccacatatgaaaaacccacagccaacatcttcctcaatggtgaaagacaTTGAGTAAgatgtttttcctctaagattaggaacaagacagggatgccttCTTTTGTCACCTTTATCCAAAATAGCAttgaaagtcctagccagagcaatagttaggcaaaaaaaaaaaaaaaaaaaaaaaaaaaaaaaaaaagtgtccaaattggaaagaaataaaatgatctttgttcacagaggacatgaacatagaaaacactaaagattccacaaaaaaagcTGTTATaactaataaacaaatacagcaaagttgcaagatactaaatcaacacacaaaaatcagttgtattcctatacactaacaatgaataaTCCAAAAAGGATATTAAGATAATTCTATTTACCACAGCatcgaaaagaataaaatactagaaattaatttaaccaaggaggtgagagaCCCATACactgaaaaactacaaaacattgctgaaagaaattagagacataaataaatggaaagacatttcatgttcatggattggaagacttaatattattaagatgacAGTACTACTCAAAGTgactacagattcaatgcaatccttattaaaaaattcccagtgacattttttttttgcataaatagaaaaatctatcctaaaattcatacggaatttcaaaggaccccaaatatccaaaacaatcttgagaaagaacaaagctggaggactcaTATTTCCCAATTTTCAAGTTACCACAAAgcttacaaagctacagtaataaaaacagtgtggtactagcataaagACAAACAAATAGACCAATAATACAGAATAGAAATTTTAGAGATAAACCCTTATATACATGATCACAGGATTTTTGACAGgagtgccaagaccattcaatggagaaaagacagtcttttcagcaaatgggtgttgggaaaactagatatccatGCAAAAGAATTGAACCCCAACTTAAtatcatatatgaaaaattaactcaaagacctaaatgtaagagttagaactataaaaactcttagaagaaaacacagggtgaaagcttcatgactttggatttggcaatgacatcttggatatgacactaaaagcacacacaacaaaagaaaaaataagtgaactggacttcaattaaaattaaaaactttcatgcatcaaaggacactatcaacaaagtgaaaagacaacccccTGAGTGGgggaagatatttataaatcatataggccataaggggttaatatccataATAGAGAACTACAactcagtaacaacaaaaaacctactcaaaaaatgggcagaggatggggcacctgggtggctcagttggttgagtgtctgacttcagctcagctcatgatcttgtggttcatgagctcaagccccacatcaggctcactgctgtcagcctgtcagtgtaaagcctccttcagatcctctgtccccctctctaccCTCcgcccccacttgcgctctccccaaaaataaataaatatttaaaaaatggtcagaggacttgaacagacatttctccaaagaagacacccagatggacaacaggcacatgaaaagatgctcaacatcactcatcatgagggaaatacatatcaaaaccacaatgaggtaccacttcatgcccattagaatggctattatttaaaacaaaacaaaacaaaacaaaacagaaaacaagtgttgacaaggtgtggagaaactggaacttcTTTGCATTCTTTGTgaaatggtgcagtcactgtggaaaatggtacgGCAGTTCATCAAAAAATTGAACAAGGAATTACCATTTGATGCAGCacctccacttctgggtatatatgccaaagaaatgaaagcagggattcgaacagatatttgtatacccatgttcatagaagcattatttataacagccaaaaagtggaaaaatgCAAAAGTTCACAGGCAGATAAATCATAGacaaaatgtgatacatacatacaagggaatattattcagccttaaagaaggaaagaaattctgatataTACTATAAAACGGATGGaccctgaagacattatgctaagtgaaaaaagccagacacacaaaaaacaaatattgttatgattacatttataCAAGGTACTTAGAATAGTCatattcatagagacagaaagtaggatatAGTGGTTACTGGGGTTAAGGTCAGGCATGGGACATTATTGTTTAATGGGAACAGTTTTCACACGGGAAGATAAACAGTTTTGGAAATGGGTAGTAGTAATGGTTGTACAATATGAATGtcctaatgccactgaactgtatgcttaaaattgTTAAATGGTAAACCTTACGTATattttgccacacacacacacacacacacacacacacacacacacacacacaaatggtaacagaggggaaaaaagaatcttGTGCAAGGTCACAAGAGTAAATGCCAGACCCAGGATAAGAAACTAAGTATATTTGATTCAGACACTTAGCTTTTAACCACTTTGCCATTCTGTTTACTGAAATGGTCTCGTGATTGCTATTCTGCCCCCTGTGACGTCTATCCATTTTGCACATCATTGGTGAGGATTCTTCCCAGGAAGATGTAACACGGTGTTACTTACATTCACCTTACGGATGTAAGGTGTCACTTACATTCCACATTCAGCTTGACGGGGTCACTTTTGCTGGAACTGACTGGGTTGGAGACCTCACACTGATAATCCCCGGCATCTTCCCTCCTGACAGGGTCTACGGTGAGGGTGCTGTTGTCCGGGGACAGCTTCATCCTCTCCGTGAGCTTTAGACTCTGGTTATTGAAGAACCACCAGATGGAGACCCCTGTGTTATTTGTAGAGCAGGTCAGGACCACAGAGTCCTTATGTTCTGTGGCTGTGGTGTTGCTGATGTTGATGGAGGGCTGGGACACTGGCTCTGTGGAGAAACAGAGGAGGTGACAGAATGAGAGGGGGCCTGGGGCCATGCTCCTTCTTCCAAGATCTTGGCCACTCCGAGGGCCCCACTGGGCTCTGTAAAGGTGCCCCAGAGGATGGCCCTGATGTCTGCAGAAGAATGAGTATCTTTGTTCAGGTGGTGATCTATAAGGAGGGGGCTGTGCCTCCCCGTCTGACCTTCAGGTCCCCCTCTGGCCCTCAGTCATCTGTCTGGTCTGCCTGGACATCAGCACCTCACACTTCTTAGCCCATGTCCAGCATCCCCATCAGCAGGTGGAATTTTTTACCCAGTGGCTTTTGTGTGACCCTTTCCTAGAGTTTTCTGAAAAGATCAGGCACCTTTTTTAGTATGGGAGCTTTACATAGAAAGGGAAGATACTTCCCTTTTGTTaaataattaattagaaaatGAGAACAGCCTAGCCAGTCTTTGTGAGCTTAGGACCTGGAAAAGGTCCAACCTAAAGGATTTCTCAGTCTGAATAAGATTTTTACTTCCTGGCCTGTGGATTGAATATTACAGGGAGGAGACGTTTAGAGTAATGGTTACATTTTAACAAAAGGCTGGTACTCTTAGCTGTATGTATAAATATCTACTTTTGCACTGTTCCTTCTGTCCCGTGTAGGGACTTCATCCACCTACTTTTCAATTATGCACCATTATTCACTGTCCTCCTTTGGTGTATCATACGTGCTGGTGTCACACAGTGTTATATAGCTGGTAGACTTCAGAACCAGGACACAGCCCAGAGGCGTCTGCTCCAAGGCTCGCTCTGTCTCATTTCCCTGCAGCCTCCCCTGAGGGAGGTTCTGGAGCAATTGGTGGCACAGTTTGGCCAGACTGCAGAGAGGCTTCTCATGTACCTACCTTCTCCTGTCCCACCACAGATGACATTACAGCAGAGTCAGTCATTGGACGAGCCAGTAGCAAAAAGaaccctccttctccctctgtaaaGCCCCCTCCACTACATGGGGCTGAGAGAACCCTATTCCCACATACCAGGCTGGACTCAAAATCTGCCATGAGAAACCAGAGAGCAAGGGGAGGAAGCATCTGCAGACGTGATGGGGAGAGTTCAGGGACAGATCTGTGTCACAAGCAAATGCAAATTAACTTCTTCTAGGCTCTTTTCTGAAAACCAGACAGATCTCCACCACAGTGCTTGATGCAAATGCTCCAGGGATCCACTTACCAGAGACTGTGATAGTCTTGACTGTGGTCTTACTGAGGCGAGTGCCAGGGTTATAGACGAGGCAGGTATAGGATCCACTATCATTCACAGTGATGTTAGGGATAAAGAGCTCCTGTGAGGATGGCTGGGGGCTCCCATTGATAAGCCAAGAATACTGTGCAGGCGGGTTAGAGGCTGAGTGGCAGGAGAGACTGAGGTTTGCCCCTGGAAGGTAATAGGAGTCTGAGGGGGAAATGGTGGGGGCATCCGGGCCATCTGGAGCAAACAGAATAAAGCCACATGTGATGTAATCCAAGGGAAGGGGAAGATCCTGGTCTGTATAATGTCCACAGTATCCCTCTGAGCTAGGTCATAACCCTGTTTTAGAAGGTCccaaccagggcacctgggtggctcagtcagttaagcatcctactcttggtttcagctcaggtcatgatctcatggtttgtgggatggagccccatgtcagggctccgtgctgttagggtgggcctgcttgggattctctctccttctccctctgaccctACCTCACTAAtgctcatgtactctctctaaaaataaataaaaatctaaaaataaataaatagtcccAACCATAAGCCCCCTGTGTTCACTGAGCCTGAGTCTGAGATATTAAGTTGTTTCCCCCTCATAGGCTATCAACCCTCCCAGGGAGGAGCAGCCTGTTCCCTCCTAGTCTTGGCTTAGGCTGGGATAAGAAGCCATGGCCAGCCTGGGTGTCTAGGTGAGAGTCAGGTACTCAGACCCCAGAAGGACAGATGTGGCCTGACTCTGGCAGCGTGGATTTGGGCTGGCAGCCTGGGCCAGGTAGGAATACAAGTTACTCACAGAGAACATTCAGGGTGAATGGGTCACTATGACCGGCACTGACTGGGTTCCAGGTTTCACACTCATAAGGTCCTGTGTCGTTCCTTGTGACACCATATAAAGTGAGAGTCCTGTTGTCCAGGGACAGCTCCAGCCTGGCGCTGTCCGGGAGGCTCTTACTGTTTACTGACCACAGGTAGCTTGTGTTCTGAGTCTGAGGTTCACACGTTAATACTACAGAGTCCACGTTCTCCACGGGGTCCGAGTTGTTGCTTGTGATGTTGGGTTTGGGTAACTCCGCTGTGTAGACAACAGAGAGAACATTGCCCTGTGTGGTACCTGTGATTCCTCCAAAGGCATCTTCAATCAGAGCTGCCTTCTCTCATTTGTCTGCCAACCCGAGTCCTTAAGAATAAAGCAGATCTGTGTATCTCAAGACAAATGCAAGAAGATGTGAGGGCTCAGAGAACATAGggcccctgctctctgtctgaGAGCAAGGACAGACTTTCTCAGGGTTTGGTTGTGGAAGACACAGGATAGGGAGTCAGAGACCACCCCACATCTCTCCTGGTTCTTCCCTAACCAGTGGACTGTCTGACCAACCTCAGAGGCCTCACCTGGAAAGTACAGGTACTGAGGCCCTTTCTACTGCACAGACCCACACCAACCAACGTACGTGTGTTTTCCCCAAGGCCGTGCTTTCCACGGTTATCCTGGAGATGGGTAATTATGGGCCTTCCCAGAATTTGAAACCCTGGAGAACACTGGGCAGCATGGCCTGGAACAGGGTATTTGAGAAGAGTAACACCCAGGGACACCAGGGGCAAGCCTGAAGGTCAGCCCAGTACTCAGGCTGCAGGGCCACAAAGTTAGGCAGTCCTGCTGAAGTGCTCCATGGTGACTGGCATGAGACAGTGACTTCACACAGGGTAGAGCAGAGTCAAGACTAGAAATGACCCAGAAAAGAGTAAGGGGGGACAGGCAGGACCTGGCTGGCTTTGGCAGAGAACTATGTGCTCTGCCCTCGgtctttaaagtctttttttcccactGCAGAGGGCAGTGAGGACCATATTGGTCTTTCCTGAAATATAAGTGGATGTTTTCGAATGCAGAAGGGGTGAATGGTAGGAgatggtggggtggaggtgggggtatTTGGCCCCATGGACCATTTGTAAACACAGTTATGAGATGGAAAATTGAGACGttaaattgttttcatatatGAAAATCACTGTTAATACCCGAAAAATCTAAGACCAGTTTCTCTAGGAATATCTCTCTAGAGAGCACTGTACGTTGTAGACCAAGTTCTGCAGTCAGTCAGGGTCGCATCATGATCAAAGGAAGATGTTCTAGTGGGTTCAAAATCA
The Panthera uncia isolate 11264 chromosome E2 unlocalized genomic scaffold, Puncia_PCG_1.0 HiC_scaffold_19, whole genome shotgun sequence genome window above contains:
- the CEACAM1 gene encoding carcinoembryonic antigen-related cell adhesion molecule 1 isoform X3 — its product is MEPPAALPRGGRVPWQELLLAVSLLTFWNPPTTAQVTVESVPPNAAEGKDVLLRVHNLTANLLGFGWFKGTTINPHREIVSYAADSQEITPGFAHSGRETLYHNGSLLFQNISLEDTGYYTLQIIKRNVQVERVTGQLRVYHGPDAPTISPSDSYYLPGANLSLSCHSASNPPAQYSWLINGSPQPSSQELFIPNITVNDSGSYTCLVYNPGTRLSKTTVKTITVSEPVSQPSINISNTTATEHKDSVVLTCSTNNTGVSIWWFFNNQSLKLTERMKLSPDNSTLTVDPVRREDAGDYQCEVSNPVSSSKSDPVKLNVEYDFTQQSSGLSAGAIAGIVIGVLAGVALIAALLYFLCNRKSGGTSDLRDLTEHKSSASNHSQDHSDNVHNKTDEVAYSSLNFNVQAPKKSASASPSLTATETVYSEVQKK
- the CEACAM1 gene encoding carcinoembryonic antigen-related cell adhesion molecule 1 isoform X2, encoding MEPPAALPRGGRVPWQELLLAVSLLTFWNPPTTAQVTVESVPPNAAEGKDVLLRVHNLTANLLGFGWFKGTTINPHREIVSYAADSQEITPGFAHSGRETLYHNGSLLFQNISLEDTGYYTLQIIKRNVQVERVTGQLRVYPELPKPNITSNNSDPVENVDSVVLTCEPQTQNTSYLWSVNSKSLPDSARLELSLDNRTLTLYGVTRNDTGPYECETWNPVSAGHSDPFTLNVLYGPDAPTISPSDSYYLPGANLSLSCHSASNPPAQYSWLINGSPQPSSQELFIPNITVNDSGSYTCLVYNPGTRLSKTTVKTITVSEPVSQPSINISNTTATEHKDSVVLTCSTNNTGVSIWWFFNNQSLKLTERMKLSPDNSTLTVDPVRREDAGDYQCEVSNPVSSSKSDPVKLNVEYDFTQQSSGLSAGAIAGIVIGVLAGVALIAALLYFLCNRKSGGSGPL
- the CEACAM1 gene encoding carcinoembryonic antigen-related cell adhesion molecule 1 isoform X1 — translated: MEPPAALPRGGRVPWQELLLAVSLLTFWNPPTTAQVTVESVPPNAAEGKDVLLRVHNLTANLLGFGWFKGTTINPHREIVSYAADSQEITPGFAHSGRETLYHNGSLLFQNISLEDTGYYTLQIIKRNVQVERVTGQLRVYPELPKPNITSNNSDPVENVDSVVLTCEPQTQNTSYLWSVNSKSLPDSARLELSLDNRTLTLYGVTRNDTGPYECETWNPVSAGHSDPFTLNVLYGPDAPTISPSDSYYLPGANLSLSCHSASNPPAQYSWLINGSPQPSSQELFIPNITVNDSGSYTCLVYNPGTRLSKTTVKTITVSEPVSQPSINISNTTATEHKDSVVLTCSTNNTGVSIWWFFNNQSLKLTERMKLSPDNSTLTVDPVRREDAGDYQCEVSNPVSSSKSDPVKLNVEYDFTQQSSGLSAGAIAGIVIGVLAGVALIAALLYFLCNRKSGGTSDLRDLTEHKSSASNHSQDHSDNVHNKTDEVAYSSLNFNVQAPKKSASASPSLTATETVYSEVQKK